In Eretmochelys imbricata isolate rEreImb1 chromosome 14, rEreImb1.hap1, whole genome shotgun sequence, a genomic segment contains:
- the LOC144275021 gene encoding LOW QUALITY PROTEIN: uncharacterized protein LOC144275021 (The sequence of the model RefSeq protein was modified relative to this genomic sequence to represent the inferred CDS: substituted 1 base at 1 genomic stop codon), with the protein MPWGLSAGAGTSPWGSPGLCRHQPLSRSLQGLAVSKKVAVYSTMEPCILLDPHQKALYRDVMQESYDTLMSLEFPFLKAEVISRVEPCRRGSKEREIPAASGTAGVGTASETEEDNPSKEGPEPAEPQEILPGGFSGAVCQGPAGVRLGGAGRRQGKPALQEPSPEKLQDITAHQRTPQGQKPYRCQDCGKSFIWGSHLERHRRVHTGERPYACPECGECFTQSSHLQQHQLAHGGERPYKCCDCGKRFGDPQALATHRQGHLEDKPYRCTQCSKRFDWSSHLERHRRIHTGERPYRCGECGETFAQSAHLTKHRRTHTGERPYCCPHCRKGFGDSSDLTRHKRTHAAGSIRQRQRPARKQSPAKPRKAEQEGKCSCCSQGAEESLGPPQWXQGPQCQDCRLGSKPWRAHQDGACGCFRESSELLQGSEAPGPQPERKSHPCGHCGKVFAWSSHLERHRRVHTGERPYACPECGERFAQSAHLTKHCRTHTGERPCACPHCGKGFVESSDLMRHQRTHTGEKPYRCGQCGKGFSIRPALTKHHREHAVGTPRAVATESLPQAAPVPSSGRGEENLALPLHITRLGEGPWDGPRASRPRLPQDGPTASLPLKTPCWKAHFQL; encoded by the exons ATGCCGT GGGGACTTTCTGCGGGGGCTGgaaccagcccctggggcagccccgggctctgccgacaccagcccctgagccggagcctgcag GGGCTGGCGGTCAGCAAGAAGGTGGCTGTGTATTCCACCATGGAGCCATGCATCCTGCTGGATCCTCACCAAAAAGCCCtgtacagggacgtcatgcaagAAAGCTACGATACCTTGATGTCACTGG AATTCCCCTTCCTGAAAGCGGAGGTGATCTCCCGGGTGGAACCGTGTCGCAGAGGCTCCAAGGAGAGGGAGATCCCAGCTGCGTCTGGCACAG caggtgTTGGGACAGCGAGTGAAACCGAGGAGGATAATCCCTCGAAGGAAGGCCCTGAGCCAGCGGAACCACAAGAGATACTGCCGGGAGGATTTTCAGGAGCTGTTTGCCAGGGGCCtgctggggtgaggctgggaggggcagggaggagacaggGCAAACCCGCCCTCCAGGAGCCCAGCCCAGAGAAACTGCAGGACATCACGGCTCACCAGCGGACGCCCCAGGGCCAGAAGCCCTACCGGTGCCAGGACTGTGGCAAGAGCTTCATCTGGGGTTCGCACCTGGAGCGGCATCGGCGCGTTCACACAGGTGAGCGCCCCTACGCCTGCCCTGAGTGCGGCGAGTGCTTCACCCAGAGCTCCCAcctccagcagcaccagctggcCCACGGCGGCGAGCGCCCCTACAAGTGCTGTGACTGTGGCAAGCGCTTTGGTGACCCGCAAGCCCTGGCAACCCACCGGCAAGGCCACCTGGAGGACAAACCCTATCGCTGCACCCAGTGCAGCAAACGCTTCGACTGGAGCTCCCACCTGGAGCGTCACCGGCGCATCCACACTGGCGAGCGGCCCTACCGGTGTGGGGAGTGCGGGGAGACCTTCGCCCAGAGCGCCCACCTCACCAAGCACCGCCGGACCCACACTGGGGAACGCCCCTACTGCTGCCCCCACTGCAGGAAAGGCTTCGGGGACAGCTCTGACCTCACGCGACACAAACGGACCCACGCAGCTGGGAGCATCAGGCAGCGCCAACGACCCGCTCGCAAGCAGAGCCCAGCCAAGCCCAGGAAAGCTGAGCAGGAGGGGAAatgcagctgctgcagccagggcgCTGAGGAGAGCTTGGGGCCACCGCAGTGGTAGCAGGGTCCCCAGTGCCAGGACTGCAGGCTGGGCTCCAAGCCCTGGAGAGCCCACCAGGATGGGGCGTGTGGCTGCTTCAGGGAGAGCTCAGAACTGCTCCAGGGTTCAGAGGCCCCAGGACCCCAGCCTGAGCGGAAATCCCACCCCTGTGGGCACTGTGGGAAGGTCTTTGCCTGGAGCTCGCACCTGGAGCGGCACCGACGTGTCCACACCGGCGAGCGGCCCTATGCCTGCCCTGAGTGTGGCGAGCGCTTTGCCCAGAGCGCCCACCTCACCAAGCATTGCCGGACCCACACCGGCGAGCGGCCCTGCGCCTGCCCCCACTGCGGGAAGGGCTTTGTCGAGAGCTCTGACCTGATGCggcaccagcgcacccacaccgGGGAGAAGCCCTACAGGTGCGGGCAGTGCGGGAAAGGCTTCAGCATCCGCCCAGCCCTCACCAAGCATCACAGGGAGCACGCGGTGGGCACGCCACGAGCAGTTGCCACCGAGAGcctgccccaggctgcccccgtcccctcctcagggagaggagaggagaaccTGGCACTTCCACTTCACATCACCCGCTTGGGAGAAGGCCCCTGGGATGGCCCGAGGGCCTCTAGACCAAGACTCCCCCAGGACGGCCCGACGGCCTCACTACCTCTGAAAACCCCATGCTGGAAAGCACACTTCCAGCTTTAG